One Candidatus Sulfotelmatobacter sp. genomic region harbors:
- a CDS encoding ABC-2 family transporter protein, which yields MTISAVLAPYVAFAGKAFSREATYRMEVFTNVGALIVRLYLMKTVWVALYAQNAAPAGIPLHAILTYTAIALLMSLVLEIDGTRAIRDHIREGQIATDLMKPISLPFYFFSDGVGMTLLHATLIAPALAVSLLLVHIDVPAPPVLAAFALSFLLGYLVNFLLNFLMNCVAFWTLETFAVQLMVRWASDLLSGQIVPLIFFPGLLQTALLALPFAAIYSTPLLIYLGTIPPSGYAAAFATQIAWLLAFTVLAAFVWRAARRRVVVQGG from the coding sequence ATGACGATCTCGGCGGTCCTCGCGCCGTACGTCGCCTTCGCCGGGAAGGCGTTCTCGCGCGAGGCGACCTACCGGATGGAGGTCTTCACCAACGTCGGCGCGCTGATCGTGCGACTGTACTTGATGAAGACGGTCTGGGTGGCACTCTACGCACAGAACGCCGCGCCGGCCGGCATCCCGCTGCACGCCATCCTGACCTACACCGCGATCGCGCTGCTGATGTCGCTGGTGCTGGAGATCGACGGGACGCGCGCGATCCGCGACCACATCCGCGAAGGCCAGATCGCGACCGACCTGATGAAGCCGATCAGCCTGCCCTTCTACTTCTTCAGCGACGGGGTCGGGATGACGCTGCTGCACGCGACCTTGATCGCCCCGGCGTTGGCCGTCTCGCTCTTACTGGTCCACATCGACGTGCCGGCGCCGCCGGTCCTGGCGGCGTTCGCGCTGAGCTTCCTGCTCGGCTACCTGGTCAACTTTCTGCTCAACTTCTTGATGAACTGCGTCGCCTTCTGGACGCTCGAGACGTTCGCCGTGCAGCTGATGGTGCGCTGGGCGAGCGACTTGCTCAGCGGCCAAATCGTGCCGCTCATCTTCTTCCCGGGCCTCTTGCAGACGGCGCTGCTCGCGCTGCCGTTCGCCGCGATCTACTCGACGCCGCTGCTGATCTACCTGGGCACGATCCCGCCCTCGGGCTACGCGGCGGCCTTCGCCACGCAGATCGCGTGGCTGCTGGCGTTCACCGTCCTCGCCGCGTTCGTCTGGCGCGCCGCCCGCCGGCGCGTCGTCGTGCAAGGCGGCTAG